The sequence GTGCTCACCGATCCGACCATGGGCGGCGTGAGCGCAGGCTTTGCGTTCCTGGGCGATGTGGTGATTGCCGAGCCCAAGGCGCTGATCGGCTTCGCCGGCCCACGCGTGATCGAGAACACCGTGCGGGTGAAGCTGCCCGAAGGTTTCCAGCGCGCCGAGTTTTTGCAGACCAAGGGCGCGGTGGATTTCATCTCCGACCGGCGCGAACTGCGCACCACCATCGCCAACACCTTGGCCATGCTGCAGCGCCAGAGCGCCGACGCGGTGGTCAACGATTGAGTTCCGAACCCGCAGCCGAGGCGCTCACGCTGTCTCAGCTCCCCCTGTTTCCGCTGCAGACCGCCCTGTTCCCTGGCGGGTGGTTGCCGCTTCGCATCTTCGAAGTGCGCTACCTCGACATGATCGGCCGCTGCCACAAGGCCGGCGCTCCGTTTGGCGTGGTCTGCCTGAGCGAAGGCAGCGAGGTGCGCCGTGCCAATCCCGCAGCACCGCCCACGGGTGACAGCTTCGCCAAAGAGGTGTTTCACGCGGTGGGCACGTTGGCCCACATCGAGAGCCTGGAACGGCCCCAGCCCGGGCTCATGGTGATCAAGTGCCGCGGTCTGCAGCGTTTCCACATCAACCGCCGCAGCCAACTGCCGCACGGTCTGTGGGTGGCCGACGTCACGCTGGACGAGCACGAGTCCGTGGTGGCGGTGCCGACCGACTTGGCGAACACCCGCGACGCGCTGAAGCGCCTGCTGCAGAACCTGCAGGAGCGCGATCCCGAAAGCCTGGACCAGTTGCCCCTGCAGCCGCCCTACCAGTGGGACGACAGCGGCTGGGTGGCCAACCGCTGGGCCGAGTTGCTGCCGGCACCGGCCGAGCTCAAACAGCGGCTGATGGCGCTGGACAATCCGCTGCTGCGCCTGGAGCTGGTGTCGGACCTGCTGGAGAAGCTGGGTCTGGAGAACTGAGCCTGAGGTGGGGCTTGCGTCAGGGCAGCAGCGATAGCGCCTGCATGTAGCGTTCGCTCACCATCAAGCTGTCCCAGTCGGGCGCAGCGCCCCCCGGCAGCAAAGCCACGCGGCGCTCTTCGCTCGCTTCGCTGGGCAGCCAGTCACCGTTCAGACAGGCCTGGGACAGATCGTCGATGGCCTCGTCGATCGGAGCACCACCGGCTTCCACGGACTGGTTGCACAACAAGACCATGTCGCAACCCGCCTGCAGGGCAGCCAGCGCAGCGGTCGTGAAGCTCACGGCCTGACCATCGATCTGCCGCGCCGCGGCCATGCTGAGGTCGTCGCTGAAGATGGCGCCGGTGAAGCCCAGGCGGTGGCGCAACACCTCCTGCAACCAGCGCGCGGAAAAGCCTGCGGGACGCTGGTCGACCTTGGGGTAGATCACATGGGCGGGCATCACGGCCTGCAGGCTGGCCGAGAGCCAGCCGTAGGGTGCCGCGTCTTCCGCCAGGATGGCTTTCAGGCTGCGACGGTCCACCGGAATGGCGAGGTGCGAGTCGGCCTTGACGAAGCCGTGGCCCGGGAAATGTTTGCCACAGTTGCCCATGCCGCTTTGCAGCAGGCCGTGCATCAGCGCCTGCGCGAGCAGCGTGACGATGCGCGGATCGCGGCCGAAAGAACGGTCGCCGATCACCGAGCTTTCGCCAAAGTCGAGGTCCAGCACCGGCGTGAAGCTCAGGTCGACGCCGCAGGCGCGCAGCTCGGCACCCAACACGTAGCCCGCCGCGGTAGCGGCGTTGCAAGCCTGCAAGGTGGCCACACCGTCGGGCTCACCCGCCTTGGCCGCGCGCATGGCCATGGTCCCCAGCGCGGCCATGGGCGGCAGATGGGTGAAGCCGTCGGTGCGAAAGCGCTGCACGCGGCCGCCTTCGTGGTCCACCGCGATCAGCAAATCGGGCCGCACAGCCTTGATCTGGCGGCACAGCTGCGTGAGCTGCAACCGGTCGTGCCAGTTGCGGCCAAACAGGATGACGCCGCCGACCAGGGGGTGGGCGAGGCGCTGGCGGTCGGTTGTGGTCAAGGCGAGACCGGCAACATCGATGATGAGAGGGGAGTGTGGGTTCATGGATCCGGATCTCGAAGAAAGGTCGAGGTCAGTCGCGTTCAACGATGACGAAACTGGCCGCGTAGTCGGTCTCGTCGGTCACGGTCACATGCGCGCGCAAGCCCTGGGCTTCGAACCAGGTCTTGAGCCCGCCGTGCAGCACGATGACCGGCTGGCCGCTGGACAGGTTGGTGATTTCGCACTGCCGCCAGGTCATGGGCATGCGCATGCCCAGACCGATGGCTTTGGAGAAGGCTTCCTTGGCGGAGAAGCGCGTGGCCAGGAAGCGCAAGCCGCGTTGGGGCCAGCGCGCGCTGCGCTTCTGCCAGACGGCGAATTCGGCGTCGCTCAGCACTTTGCGCACGAAACGTTCGCCCTGGCGTTCAAACGTCGCCTCGATGCGCCGGATGTCGCAGATGTCGGTGCCGATACCAAAAATCATCTGGCTTCAGCGATGCAGCGGTTGTACTCAGCGATGGTGGCGGTGTAGCCCAGCTCCAGCGCGTCGGCCATCAGAGCATGACCAATCGACACCTCGCTCACGCCGGGCACGGTGCGCAGAAACGCGGTGAGGTTGTCGCGGTTCAGGTCGTGACCGGCGTTCACACCCAGCCCCGCGTCCAACGCCGCCTGCGCGGCAACACGAAAACGCTCCAGTTGCTCGGCACGCTGCGGCGTGTGCCACGCAGCCGCGTAGGGCTCGGTGTAGAGCTCCACGCGATCGGCACCCACGGCCTTGGCACCGGCCATCTGGTGGGCATCGGCGTCCATGAACAGGCTCACGCGCACTCCCAGCGCACGGCACTCGTCGATCAGCGGGCGCAGGCGTTCTGCGTCTGCGGGAAAGCTCCAGCCGTGGTCGCTGGTGAACTGGCCCTCGCTGTCGGGAACGAACGTGACCTGGTGCGGCCGCACGGCGCGCACAAAGCCCATGAGGTTGTGGAAGGGGTTGCCTTCGATGTTGTATTCGCGGTCCGGCCAGGCCTTCATGAGCTCGGCCAGGTCGTGCACGTCGTGCGCACGGATGTGGCGCTCATCAGGTCGCGGATGCACCGTGATGCCGCGGGCGCCAGCCTGCAGGCACAGCGTGGCTGCGCGGGTGACCGACGGAATGCCCAGGTGGCGCGTGTTGCGCACGAGGGCCACCTTGTTGAGGTTGACCGAGAGCGCGGTGCGAAGAAAGGGAGAGGTGACCGCGTTCATGGGGTGGGCTCGGGGTTGGGGGTTGCCGGTTCACCGGGCTCGGACGCCCCAGTGGAGCGGGGCCGCGTCATCGCTTGCACATCCAGCATGAGTTGCCGCGTCTTGAACACCCGCACGCCGCAATGGTAGTGCAGCAGGTGGCGCAGCTGCGGGCGCAGGGCTTGCAACGCGTTGGCGCACGCGCGCAGCGTGGTGACGAAAGGCGCCGGGCCGTCCATGGCAGCTTGCAGCCCCAGCCACTGCTCACCGCTGAGGGGATGCGCGTCGTCGCCGTGGGCCGCGCGCAGACCACTTTCGGGCGTGAGCACATACAGCCCGTCGGGGTCGAGAGGCGCCAGGGTGTTGGCCTCTTGCGCGAGGTCGGGCAACAAGCCCACGTCGCGCAGCAGCAGCAGTTCAAACGCCCGCAAGATCACCTGCTGCGCATCGCTCTTCTCGGCCAGCAGTTGCACCGCCAGGGCGAAGTGGTCGAAGAGGCTGGCGTGGGGATCGTCGCGCGCCAGCAGGCGCATGAGCAGTTCGTTGAGGTAACTGCCCGAGATCAGCGCCTCGCCCGTGGGCATCACGTGCCCACCCTGCCATTGCGCCGACTTGAGCGTGCGCACCTCGGCGTCCCCCGTCCACGACACATGCAGCGGCTGCAGCGGCAGCAACACCGGGCGGAATTGGGAGGTGGGGCGCTTCACCCCTTTCGCCACCAGCGCGATGCGGCCATGGTGGCGGGTGAACACTTCCAGCACCAGACTGGTTTCGCTCCAGTCGTAGCGGTGCAGGACGAAGGCGGGTTCCTCGGAAACGCGTTTCAGGGCCACGGGTCAGGCAGCCGGCGGCTCACTCGTAACCGAAAGAACGAACGCGTGCATCGTCATCGGCCCAGCCCGAGCGGACCTTGACCCACAGCTCCAGAAACACCTTGCAGTCCCAGAGCTTTTCAAGTTCCTGGCGCGCCTCGGTACCGATGCGTTTGAGCTTCTCGCCGCCCTCACCGATCACCATGCCCTTGTGGCCTTCACGCTCGACCACGATGGTGGCTGCGATGCGTTTGAGCGCGCCCTCTTCCTCGAACTTGTCGATGATCACGGTGGAGGTGTAGGGCAATTCGTCGCCGGTGAGCCGGAACAGTTTTTCGCGCACCATCTCGCTGGCCATGAAACGTTCGCTGCGGTCGGTCAGGTCCTCCGGGTCGTGCATCCAGGGCTGCTGCGGCAGGAATTTTTCGCAGATGCCGAACAGGCGCTCGATGTCCTTGGCGGTCTTGGCCGACATCGGCACGAACTCGGTGAACGGGTGGCGTTCCTGCATGGAGCGCAGCCACGGTGCCAGATCGCCGCGGCGGTGCACCAGGTCGAACTTGTTGGCCAGCAGGATCACCGGCACATTGGCTGGCAACAGCGACAGCACCTTGGCGTCGGCCAGGTTGAAGTGGCCCGCTTCCACCACGAAGAGGATCAGATCCACATCGCTCACAGCGCCCATCACGGTCTTGTTCAGCGCGCGGTTCAGCGCGTTGCCGTGGCGGGTCTGGAAACCGGGCGTGTCCACAAAGATGAACTGTGTGGGGCCTACGGTGCGCATGCCAGTGATGCGGTGGCGCGTGGTCTGCGCCTTGCGCGAGGTGATGCTCACCTTTTGCCCGACCAAAGCGTTGAGCAAGGTGGACTTGCCCACATTGGGCTTGCCGACGATGGCCACATAGCCGCAGCGTTGTTCGGCGGGGTCGACCTCGGCCACGGCTTCCGCAGGCGAATCGGCCGGCACGGCCGCCGTTTCCTTGCTCAAGGCCTTGGCCAGCATGGCATCGAGGTCGGGATTGGATGGCGGGTTCACGGGTGTGCGGGGCATGGCTTCAAGGTACCTTGGCGGAAGGGGCGACATCGGGGGTCGCGGGTGGCAAGGCATGGGCCTGCTTGGGATCGGCGGTGAGGTGCTGCAACATGGCCGCGGCAGCGGCCTGCTCACCGGCCCGCCGCGACGCGCCGATGCCGCGTTCGCTGCGGCCGGTCTCGGTCACGGTGCACTCCACGTCGAAGGTCTGTTTGTGCGCCTCGCCGAGAGTGGCCACCACGCGGTAGACCGGCAGTTTCATTTTGCGCCCCTGCAGCCACTCCTGCAATTCGGTCTTGGGGTCCTTGCCCATGGCGCTCATCTGCGCGTTGAGCTCCAGGTCGCTGTAGAGGCGGCGCACGAGCGCCGAAGCCACTTCAAAGCCGGCGTCGAGGTACACCGCACCGATCACCGCCTCGAGCGCGTCGGCCAGGATCGAAGGGCGCTTCTGCCCACCCGAGCGCTTTTCGCCATCACCCAGCCGCAGACCGGCTGAAAGGTTCAGCCGCGATGCGATGTCGAACAAGGTGTCCTGCTTGACCAGATTGGCGCGCACGCGCGACAGATCGCCCTCGGGCAACTGGTTGAGCTTTTCGAACAGCAGACCTGAGACCGCTAGGTTGAGCACCGAATCGCCCAGAAATTCCAGGCGTTCGTTGTGGTCGGCGGTGAAGCTGCGGTGCGTCAGTGCGCGCTCCAGCAGGCGCGGATTGGCAAAGTTGTGTTGCAGGCGCCGTTGCAGCGCCGTGAGTTCCGGATTCAAGAATGCGGGCGCTCCATCGAGCGCTCCCCCTGGCTGCATGTCACTTCGAGCGGCCTTCGTATTTCATCAACAGGTAAGCCGGGCCGGCGAGCGGAATCTCGCGGGTGTAGGCATAGGACACCACCACGCGGTCGCCCTCTTTGCCCACCACCAGATCCTTGGCCGAAATGGTGCGGATGTCGTCGATGGTGGCGGCCTTGTCGAAAATCTGGCGAACCTCCGCCACGGTGGACCCTGCAGCCGCCTTGTCCACCGCCTTCTGCACTGCAATGTATTCGATGTAGGTAGGCACAACCTGCGCAAACACCACGCCGGCCAAGGCCAGCAAGATGCCCACGATGATCAGGCCCATGAAGGTCAGGCCGCGTTGCTGTTGCTTCAATTTCATGACGTCAAGCTCCACAGGTGATGGTTGTCATTCAAAGGATCCGATGCGTCCCAGGTCGCCAAAATTCATCCAGACGAAGAAGGCCTTGCCGACGATGTTGCGCTCCGGCACGAAGCCCCAGTAGCGCGAGTCCAGCGAGTTGTCCCGATTGTCGCCCATCATGAAATAGTGCCCTGCGGGCACCTTGCAGGTCACGCCTTCGACGGTGTACTTGCAACCGTCGGCAAACGGAAACTCGGTGGCACCCGGGATGAATGCGGGCCTGTCGTCGTCGTTGAGGGTGCTGTACTGGCGCTGATCCAGTGTTTCCCCGAACTGCTTCGAGTAGCGCATGGAATCGCTGTCGAAGAAGTCCGGCTGCGCCACGCGCGGCACGGCCTTGCCGTTGACGGTCAGCTGTTTGTTCAAGTAGGCCACCTCGTCGCCGGGCACACCAATCACGCGTTTGATGTAGTCCAGGCTGGGCTGTGGGGGGTAGCGAAACACCATCACGTCGCCGCGCTGGGGGTCGTTGTTGGCAATCAGCTTGGTGTTGAACACCGGCATGCGCACGCCATAGTGAAACTTGTTCACCAGGATCAAATCGCCCACGCGCAGGGTCGGAATCATCGAACCCGAGGGGATCTTGAACGGCTCGAAGAGGAACGATCGCAGCACGAACACAGCCAGGATCACGGGGAACAGACCCGCGGTCCAGTCCAGCCACCAGGGTTGCGCCAACAGTTTTTGGCGCGCGGGCTCCACGTCGCCTTCGACCTGGCTGAAACCCTGTTTGATCAAGGCTTCCTTGCGCGTGTTGTGTTCGACGAGCAACTGCTCCGCCGCGCGCCGGCGCTGAGGCAGAAACACCAGCCGTTCGGCCAGCCAGTACAGCCCCGTGACGACCGT is a genomic window of Hydrogenophaga sp. RAC07 containing:
- a CDS encoding LON peptidase substrate-binding domain-containing protein, producing MSSEPAAEALTLSQLPLFPLQTALFPGGWLPLRIFEVRYLDMIGRCHKAGAPFGVVCLSEGSEVRRANPAAPPTGDSFAKEVFHAVGTLAHIESLERPQPGLMVIKCRGLQRFHINRRSQLPHGLWVADVTLDEHESVVAVPTDLANTRDALKRLLQNLQERDPESLDQLPLQPPYQWDDSGWVANRWAELLPAPAELKQRLMALDNPLLRLELVSDLLEKLGLEN
- the nagZ gene encoding beta-N-acetylhexosaminidase; the encoded protein is MNPHSPLIIDVAGLALTTTDRQRLAHPLVGGVILFGRNWHDRLQLTQLCRQIKAVRPDLLIAVDHEGGRVQRFRTDGFTHLPPMAALGTMAMRAAKAGEPDGVATLQACNAATAAGYVLGAELRACGVDLSFTPVLDLDFGESSVIGDRSFGRDPRIVTLLAQALMHGLLQSGMGNCGKHFPGHGFVKADSHLAIPVDRRSLKAILAEDAAPYGWLSASLQAVMPAHVIYPKVDQRPAGFSARWLQEVLRHRLGFTGAIFSDDLSMAAARQIDGQAVSFTTAALAALQAGCDMVLLCNQSVEAGGAPIDEAIDDLSQACLNGDWLPSEASEERRVALLPGGAAPDWDSLMVSERYMQALSLLP
- the acpS gene encoding holo-ACP synthase, with the translated sequence MIFGIGTDICDIRRIEATFERQGERFVRKVLSDAEFAVWQKRSARWPQRGLRFLATRFSAKEAFSKAIGLGMRMPMTWRQCEITNLSSGQPVIVLHGGLKTWFEAQGLRAHVTVTDETDYAASFVIVERD
- a CDS encoding pyridoxine 5'-phosphate synthase; translation: MNAVTSPFLRTALSVNLNKVALVRNTRHLGIPSVTRAATLCLQAGARGITVHPRPDERHIRAHDVHDLAELMKAWPDREYNIEGNPFHNLMGFVRAVRPHQVTFVPDSEGQFTSDHGWSFPADAERLRPLIDECRALGVRVSLFMDADAHQMAGAKAVGADRVELYTEPYAAAWHTPQRAEQLERFRVAAQAALDAGLGVNAGHDLNRDNLTAFLRTVPGVSEVSIGHALMADALELGYTATIAEYNRCIAEAR
- the recO gene encoding DNA repair protein RecO produces the protein MALKRVSEEPAFVLHRYDWSETSLVLEVFTRHHGRIALVAKGVKRPTSQFRPVLLPLQPLHVSWTGDAEVRTLKSAQWQGGHVMPTGEALISGSYLNELLMRLLARDDPHASLFDHFALAVQLLAEKSDAQQVILRAFELLLLRDVGLLPDLAQEANTLAPLDPDGLYVLTPESGLRAAHGDDAHPLSGEQWLGLQAAMDGPAPFVTTLRACANALQALRPQLRHLLHYHCGVRVFKTRQLMLDVQAMTRPRSTGASEPGEPATPNPEPTP
- the era gene encoding GTPase Era — its product is MPRTPVNPPSNPDLDAMLAKALSKETAAVPADSPAEAVAEVDPAEQRCGYVAIVGKPNVGKSTLLNALVGQKVSITSRKAQTTRHRITGMRTVGPTQFIFVDTPGFQTRHGNALNRALNKTVMGAVSDVDLILFVVEAGHFNLADAKVLSLLPANVPVILLANKFDLVHRRGDLAPWLRSMQERHPFTEFVPMSAKTAKDIERLFGICEKFLPQQPWMHDPEDLTDRSERFMASEMVREKLFRLTGDELPYTSTVIIDKFEEEGALKRIAATIVVEREGHKGMVIGEGGEKLKRIGTEARQELEKLWDCKVFLELWVKVRSGWADDDARVRSFGYE
- the rnc gene encoding ribonuclease III codes for the protein MQPGGALDGAPAFLNPELTALQRRLQHNFANPRLLERALTHRSFTADHNERLEFLGDSVLNLAVSGLLFEKLNQLPEGDLSRVRANLVKQDTLFDIASRLNLSAGLRLGDGEKRSGGQKRPSILADALEAVIGAVYLDAGFEVASALVRRLYSDLELNAQMSAMGKDPKTELQEWLQGRKMKLPVYRVVATLGEAHKQTFDVECTVTETGRSERGIGASRRAGEQAAAAAMLQHLTADPKQAHALPPATPDVAPSAKVP
- a CDS encoding DUF4845 domain-containing protein, whose protein sequence is MKLKQQQRGLTFMGLIIVGILLALAGVVFAQVVPTYIEYIAVQKAVDKAAAGSTVAEVRQIFDKAATIDDIRTISAKDLVVGKEGDRVVVSYAYTREIPLAGPAYLLMKYEGRSK
- the lepB gene encoding signal peptidase I, translating into MQALMGTVTAVILAAFVAYAGAWYAGVVEGNFALLLMLATVVTGLYWLAERLVFLPQRRRAAEQLLVEHNTRKEALIKQGFSQVEGDVEPARQKLLAQPWWLDWTAGLFPVILAVFVLRSFLFEPFKIPSGSMIPTLRVGDLILVNKFHYGVRMPVFNTKLIANNDPQRGDVMVFRYPPQPSLDYIKRVIGVPGDEVAYLNKQLTVNGKAVPRVAQPDFFDSDSMRYSKQFGETLDQRQYSTLNDDDRPAFIPGATEFPFADGCKYTVEGVTCKVPAGHYFMMGDNRDNSLDSRYWGFVPERNIVGKAFFVWMNFGDLGRIGSFE